catgcacctgcctcttcctttcttttccaactgATATCAGCTGTTCATGTTACCTTGGCAGCtcatatatgttattttcttgtGCTTATTGGCTTTACAGGAGAGGAGTGAAGGTCCTTTCTAGAGGCCTGTTTTGCCATCTTTTCACTTTGGATTAGGAAGATTTTATTGGGTGGCCATAGGGAGGGGTATGGAGATCTTGGGCTGTAGAGAGAGAGTAGAATTTAGGACAGAGGCTGAGGCTGCTACTGGCCTGATTTGGATGGACAGTGACTATTCCATGGTTTGAAGGTCATCGGGAACTAGACAGGGGATTACTTctgctttccttcccccctccccccacaacatcttttttcctcctgtatTCTTATCAAAGGTAGGAGTGGAATCAGTGAAGGGCAAAGTTTTGATCAGCAGATTGATCATCAGAGTCTGGCTTTGAAAATGCTTTCACTTtgtcatttttctccctcttttgtctttgttctcAGGACTTTGCTGTCCCTCATTGTTAATTTACCTTCCGTCCCCCCTTCCCATTCTGAAAGCTGAAAAGGGTCAACATTTAAATAAAACCTAAGACCTGAAAAAACTAATCTTAAAAGTGAATATGAAGAGTAATGAGAGGCGAGGGTAATATCTGGGGACAGGACACCTTAAATCGAACATGCAGGTGACCATGTATTTCACCCAGTTGGGCCGTAGTAGAAGCCCTGATAGGATTGAGGTTCCCAGGGAAGATGAAGAAATAGTTACTGGTTGCTTTGGAATAGGTAGCAGACTTTTGGACAGAAGGTACCAGGTACCCCTACTCCATTCAGCTGAGCTAGTCCTTCTGTTTGTGCTACTACCCTGGTTCCCTCCCCTTCCCAGAGTCCAAGGGCCTCAAGGCCTTCCCATCTCCTCTTCCATGCAAGTTTCTCAGCTAGCAAGCCCAGGCCTTCCTCCAAACTTCCCTGGGATACTGCCTCAGCATGGTTCTTGGCTGTGCATTCAGTTGGGCTGGGGGCACCAAAGTATTGATGGTTCCTATCAGCTGCCTGGGTCAGAGGCAGGTTTGCAGAAGGAGTCAGGTAGTCCTTTGGCATGGTTAACAAGCTCATAGGAGTCCCGGATGTCAGACAGGCCAAACCAGAAGAAGATCCACTGTTTGTTGGAGAAGCTGCCATCGCAGTTCTTGAAGTACCTGGAGTGGGAAAGGAGCAATGGATGGGTCTGTCAGTGCATGGATAGTCCCAGTCCCAGCACTCCCAATTGCCCTAGCTTGGGGAAAGATTCCTGGACAGTCTGAGAAGTTTATGCTGCCCTCTTTTTCTGGCTAATTCTTTGTTATGTTTCCTAGAGGTAACAAGCCTGAATAGAGCTGTTGCTTAGTGAATAGGAAGAGAATGGATATAGCAGCCAAGCCACAGGTAGATAAGTCTATGAATGCATTGTTCCTCACCATCAGACAAAGAAAGGGAATAGGTAACTGCTATGATTTTTGGAGAACCCCTGAGTCCTGAGGTATCTCATTTGGCACACAAATGATATTGGGGTTCTTGGAAGTGATGAAAGAAGTCCAGGTCACAGAGCCAAGGTGATAGACTTGCCATTTCTCTGGCTATAGCATTTGCTGCTTGAAGCTGGACTTGGAGGGAATGTTCTGGGCACACTAGCCTAGGCTTTACTCATATCACGTATGACACAATCATAAGTACATTGGGCCCACAGGtaaaaatctttgattttagTTCCTGATTGGTTACTAACTTGATTTGTTACCTTGGGCTTAAGTTTTTGGGGTTCTTATTGATCAAATAATGCATCTGGACCAAATGATTATCTAGTGTTTTTCATTTAAGAGTTGAAATTCAGACAATGCCTACCAGGGGTTGATGGGATTGGTGACACGGGATCTCCAGAAAAGTCGATGCAGATCCTGTCGCATGCACTCCCATAGCATCTGGCCTGAGCCCTGGCCTTGCCGGCTAGAGTTTACCACAAACTTGTCCAGATATGGGGTGCCTCCCAGCACAGGTTCAGTAGTTAGGATGGCTGCAGCATTGTACCTGGAACCAATGTGAGTGAGGCAAGGTCAGGGTTTCTACTTTTACCACCCCCAACCTCATAATCAGCTCCCTGTACTGGCTCAGAGACCTGTGAGGCTTGTCAATATTTCCTAGGGTTTCCTTTACTCTTTACAACAGTTGGGCAAATTTGTCCTCTCTCTTGCCTCAGCCCCTCTCTGACACCTCTAAGAGTGACAGATGCACCTTTGGCATAGGCATTGCTCCTAGACCAGCACTGCCTTGGCTCACCCTTCAGAATAGTAAATGGAGAACAGCCGTGGTCGAAGAGAGGCCAAATAGTCGTCCCGAAGCTTCTTGCCAAAACTTGCATTTACAAGGTCTACCAGTCGCTTCTGATCCAGCTTCTCTAGGCTATCTACTCGAAGCATCCGCTCAGCATTCTTAAAGAGGGTCCCTGATCCTAGAACAGGGAAATAACAGGATAACTAAACTGCCCACTCCCCTCCACCACCCCTGCCCTGCCATGGAAAGTTAAGTGAGATTCCattatttctctcttcccccttctcccaataATCCCAGAACTGCCCCCCTTCCCTAGGCTTATCTACTCCTTAGTGACCAAAGAGATATTGCAATGAGCCTGCCTGGTGTGTTGCTACACATCTTAGTTGCCAATCTTAGATGCCCACTGGCACCTTGCAAGTGTTACACCCAAAGTTGTTCTCTCTCCCCACTGACCAGGCTTACCCTTGTTGCTGAAGAGTTCTGTAAGCAAGGTATTGGCAGATGTTATAACAGCTGAGGCATCATGGGATAGTCGGCCCAGCACATCTACGATGAGCCGAATTTGCTGCTTCTCCTTGCTGCTCACCCACTGGGCATTTGTCACTAGGTCCAGGTCAGCTGGCAGGTTTACATTACTCAGAACCTAAGGACAGGAGGGAGCAATGACTATCACCAACCCTTTGCTCTGAGCCCAAACCTTTCTCAGGAATTTCCCATAATGATCCTGCCATTgattttcttgccatcttattgaGTCCCTTTTCCATGGTAAACCCCCAAATTCAAGGGCTGGTCACATGAAATGGCacaatggagaaaggaaagcCAGAACTATACACAGATTAATGTAAGAATCTTATCCAACTTGGGAGAGACTTGGAGTCTTTGTGGTTTTGGACAAACCATTTCCCTTTATCAGACATGGTTACCCTGTCAGTTGTTGACTTTGCATGTTATCTTTCTTTGTTAAATGGAAGGGTTGGATGGGGGTAGAATAAGGAATGTTAAAGGAAATGATtaggataaaaacaaaaagcagtgattaaactttaaaaaaaaaattcagaggctGGTCTGATTTTTAACAGGTCAAACTGACCCCTCTAAGAGAGGGAACAAGTGCAAGGTGAAAGGAGGCAAATAAAAGGGGTCGACAAAGGATAATCAAATTTATGTGTTTACTTGGGTGAGACTGAGACAGGCATCAAAACTCAAGTTCTTGGGGTTGGAATCGGATAAAGAGGAGAATGTTTGAGTGGCAAGATGGATATGACCTACCTTTTGATCAGCATCTCGGAGACCCCCAAAGGTATTGAGAAAGATGATCTTGGTGGGCAGCAGAGCCTTGGCCAGAGCAGCAGTGACCTCCAAAGAATTGAGTAGCACAGAGCGTCGGGCACCTGTCTCGCCAATAGGACACAGGATGGGGATGCTGTCCGACTCCAGGCACCATTTTAGCAGGTCTGTCTCCACAGAGACAATACCACCATAGCTGCAGGTAAAAGTTGCAGTAGGGGCTCAGCTGTCTGGGGTTCCATAACTCAGGGAGCAGGAGGGATAAATGGGTAAAGTACCAACTTACTCTGGTGTGTGGGGTGGTGGCAGGTTTGGAAATAGATGGATTTAGGAAGAGAGGGTACAATTAACCTGGTATAGGCTTGTAAAGAAGAGCTAGGAAATAGTACTGGTAGGTTTAGGGGGTAGATTTGAGTCATCCATGGAACTCAAGAGAGTGGGTGCTACATACAGCCATAGGCTTAATTGATAGAGTAGTAGTTAGTAGGTAATATGAAGCTTGCGTGTACCTAGGGCACTGTGGATGTGGAAATAAAAGGTTACTTACGTGGCATGGGGGGCAGGTTCAGCAGCACTCAGCACAGACCCACCTCCAAAAAAGGGCACAGCTGTGGCTGCATTGTGTCGTAGAGAATCCACAAGGATCTTACAGCTCTGAGCCATTTGGCCTTTGGCCTCCCAGAAGGAAAGGCAGCCAGAAGGTGCAGTGGGTGCCGGGAGTCCAAGAACCACAAGGGGCTTCATATCCATCCGTTGCAAGAAGGCCAGGGCAAAGGCCAGACTTAGGACTGCCTCTTTGCACTTGAACACAGCTTCATCCACCTTCAGAGGAGGAGGTGATGAGAGCATTGGGTACAACCCAGTCATCCTGGGCCACATCACACCTGTTACTAAGTGTCCATATCATGTGACCCAATGTTTTTACTATCCTTGACATTTAAGCCTTTCACTGTGTAATGTCAATGTCCTCCATCCCCTCCAAAAGTCTATACCAAGGTCCTCATACCTCTATGTCTCCCATATTCTACCACTATCTGCCAAGGTGTCCAATATCCATTGCTATCCTGCCCATTTGTCCTGGTCCCAATCCTCACAGTTTCTCTTCTCTGAGCTCTAACCATTCCCCATTCCCTTGTATAAGCCATGGTGGGGCCTTCATTATGGCCCTAAAACGGCTGGAAGTTCTAGCATCTTTCAggatcctttccttttcttcctcccaaacACAGGCCCAGCCTTCAGGGGCTCTGATTAGTCTGCACTTCTTCATTCCTGGACTGTGGCTCcgcccttccttctccccatctcaCCATCTTATGCTTGTTTGCCTGCCACATTCCCCTCCCCCTGTTTAGAAGTGGCCTTGGACCCCAGGGTTTACATAGGGCAGGGTAGGTGGAGCACTGGTTGTTGGGGGTGGGCCAGAAACAGGCAGAATATTGTTTTGTCCTGTTTTTCCTTCCTCAACTGCCAGTACTTCTGAATCCAACCTTTTCTTTCCAGCTTCTTTTCTACTCCACTCATCTCTTTCTCACATGGTGTCCTGTAGCACCTACTTGTTGCCCAGTTTCCACTTTCCTGGCTTAGTTCTGCTCTTACTCTAATCTGGGAAGCATCCCACCCACTTACCCTAACAGTCAGGATGGGCCTATCAGCAGCAGGGATAGTCCCTTTTCAACCTTGCCCTCACCCTGCCCATCTGTAGGACTAAAGTTGATTGTACGAAGGCCCCATTTCTGTCACCAGGTGGCCTGTTAGGGGCCTCTCCAAGATAAGGAGTCGCATTAGTTTTGGCCCTGGCAGTCCCAACTAGTGATAATGGCAGGCTTCCGGTCGTGGTATACCAAACCCGAAATCGAAATATGTCAGTGTCGATTTCTTCCCAGGACGCCCCTCACCTCGATGATGGCAAAAGGTTTGTCCGTCGAGTTATAGGTGGTCTGGAACTGGGTAAGCCAGTGCCTCGCCTCCCCGGGGCTGGCCCCACATTCGGTCAGGAACGCCTGGATGTCCCGCTGGACCAGCGAGCGGCTGGAAGGTGGCGCGGGGGCCACGGCGGGTGGCTGCGGTGCCGGAGCGGCGGCTGGACCCGGGAGCGTAGAGGTTGCGGGTGGTCCCACTCCCGGAGGAGGCCCCTTGTCAACGGCCGCCTCTTCGGGACCTCGTTCGGCCTCCTCTCGAGGCAGCTGGGTCCGGACTCGGGCAGTACTGAGGCGGCGACCGGGGCTGACACCCCCAGATCCCCGGCGCCTGGCACTACTGCTGAATCTGCGGGCAACCCCCAGAGCCCAAAGCCGCGCACTTGACCCTGTCCCTATTCTTACTCCTGCGGCCGCTGCCTTTCCAGCCAGGGTCCGAGTCACCGGAGCTGTAGCCATGGCAACCCCTCCAGCCCCCCAGCCTGCTACAGTATGCTCCCGGCGCCCAGCTCGAAGGTGACTCTTAACCTTCAGGGGGCGGGGTCCAGGCCTGGGGTAACTGCAGGGCGGAGCTCCCTGCGGAGTTCGGGTGAGGGAGAGGGCGGAACTCAGCTCCGAGACCGATTTGGGGCGAGGTCAGGAGGAGGGGCCCGGAGAGGAGCCACCCAGGTGTTCCATCCCTCCCAGTCTCCAGCTTACGGACAACCCAGCCAGTCCCAAATCATGCGGTCCGTGAGATAAGGCGGTGGGAGCAAGGCTACCTTTGATCTGCTGCCAGGGTCGGTTCCAGGAACAGAACCGGAGGGAAGTCTGGTGGCGGGGGTGGGACCGAGAAAGAGATTGACGGTGGGTGGGAGGGGAGCTGAGGGTCGAGGGACTGAAGGAGAATTGCAGAATTAGGGTAGAGATTAAGAGGATGTTGGAAATTAAAAGTTCCCAGACCCTCTTCGTTGGCTTCCTCTAGACCTACGAGAGGGGATAAGTGGAGGGGACCGAGCTGGGATAAGGATTGGGACAGGAGTCAAGgatagggaggggaagaagggacagGTTTGAGGAGGAGTGAACTGGAGATTTGCGGGGGCGGGGTTCGAAGGTTAATCACTCCaagtttcctttcctctcctctcccctggAATTCAGGATTGCCTGGTTAGGGAATAACCACTTGGTCCCTACTCTCCAAGATTTGAGTGGGCCAGTGGGATAAtgacaatttggagctatgcccaaagggctatcaaattgtacataccccttgatccagcagtgtctctactgggtctgtaccccaaagagatcataaaaaagggaaaaggacccacatgtgcaaaaatgtttttagtagcccttttttgtagtggcaagaaactggaaactgagtggacgcccatcaCTTGGGCAATGGCTTAAATAAGTTATAGAACAtggatgttatagaatattattgttctatataagaaacaatcatcaggtcgatttttaaaaatcctggaaagacttacatgaactaatgccaAGCGAAGTAAGTAGAACCACGAGAataggattatgtgatgatcaactatgatggatttggctcttttcaacaatgaggtgattcaaagcaatccaatagacttgtgatgaaaagaactccacatccagagagatgaCTATGGAGACCGAATGTGTATCACagcatattttcacctttcttgttgtttgtttgcttattttttctttctaattttcctccttttgatctgatttttcttgtgtagcatgataaatatggaaatatgtttagaagaattctacatgtttaacctatagtggattacttgctatctaggggaagggggagggagggagaaaaattgggaatatGAGATTTTGCAgggtaaatgtttaaaactatttttgcaaaaaacaaaaacaaaaacaaaaaaaaaactacctttgcatgtattttgaaaaataaaaacctatttttatttttaaaaaagactcagGGGATATTCATAGTTAGGGGCTGGGATAAGGAGCAAATGATTGATCATAGATGTAAAATGCTTGGCAAACTCCAAAGCATAATATAATAGCTATTATTACACAGCAAAAGAGATTGAGGAGAAGTggttggaaaggaaggaagagaatcagaagagtatagtgtcacaaaaacccagagaggagagaGTGTTCAGGAGAGGGTAGGCAAGAATGAAGCAGAAAAAGCAAGAAGAATGACTGTCAGGACTGGAAATTAAGTGAGCAATGATAATTTTGGAGTGATCAGTTTCAGATCAGTAATGAGGGAAGAATACCAGAATACCAGGGGTTGAGAAGTGGTAGAGCAGGAGacaaaatgaggtcacaaatttatacatgtattttttttttaatcaaagctttttatttttcaaaacatatgtatggacaattcttcaacattagcccttgcaaaaccctgtgttccaatttccccccccccctttcttcatgccctcccctagatggcaagtagtccaatatttgttaaacagggtagaaatatatgttaagtccaacatatgtatacatatttatataattaccatatcaaataaggaaaaaagaaaagcaaaataaaatgcaagcaaaaagaagaatgaaaatgctatgttgtgaaccacattcagttaccacagtcctctctctgggtgtagatggctatcttcatcattgaacagttggaattggtttgagtcatatcattgttgaagagagccatgtccaacagaattgatcattgtatagtcttgttattgccgtTATAATCTAGAAAACGATGTATAACAGCCAGTTTGGctgagaaagggaagagacatAACTTGAGGGGATGTAGGATAAAATCATGGTTCTTTTTGAATGGCATGGGAGATACTTGGGTAtgtttaaaagtaaaagggaagggACAAGCCCACACCTCTATGGCTAGACAGTGTGCCATTGACTTTGTAACTGTGTCTATCCTGAGTGGGAATCCAGCGTTACCTTTCAGCACCCCTAGGTCAGGGATTGTTGTCACACAACCGGGACTCAGGAATTGTGCCTTCATCATATCATATTACAAGTTCTCTTGAGGTCAGAGTTTATTTCCCTATTGTCAAAATGAAGGGAGAGGTTCTTTTTCCCCACCTGAATAAAATCTCCTTGGGACTGGGAACTGTCCTTTCCCTTTCAGAGCCTGGAGTTTACTGAAGGCAGGAAATAGCTTTGCTAAAGGGACTAATTATACCTCTTCTATTGAACTGGGATCTCCAAGATGGCAAGAACTGTCTCTCCCATCAGATTGGAAATCCACCAGAACAGAGACTTATCTCACCTCTCAGAATAAGAGCTTCTTGGGCATACATATATGTTACATCTCTGTTAAAGTTAGACTGGAAACCACAAGGAGGTTTGATATTTGCTAATCACTTTCCTCACAACTACTTTGTAATGTAGGCAGTATAAGTAGTAttatacagatgatgaaacagctcttaggtcaagtgacttgtttaCAATTACACGGATAAGAAATGTCAAAATGGGCACTTGAGCCTATGTGAATCTGGCTCCAAGATCAGTGGCCTTctcacttttcttcttgttcttcctttaATAAACTTATTTTCTTGGTTTAATTGAATACCTTCTTTTGGATTTGTGCCCAGTGACTACAAAAGAATTCTGTAGGGAAGAAAATACTCATTAAGGGGCCAAAGAAGAACTTCTGATAGTagccttttttttcttatgcttaACCCCAATGAGGACATGTTGCCTCTATAGCTCCATCTTGCAGAAATGACCCTAAAGCTTCCCTGGTATATTGATCCCTTTCATGACCCTCTGTGGGATGGACCCACTTGGTGTCCCCAGACATAGTGCCCAGACCTCAGCTGAGAGAGGTTGTGCCTTTGGGCAGCCAATGGGAGGCAGGGATGGTCCCATAATCAATGATTAACCTGGGCAACTTTCTAACCTCATACACCTAATACATGTTTCCCCctcacattctcttttttttcctgtagagGGAGGAGAAGATCTGGTTGGGAGTCCTCCTTACTCAATTGGAGAGTAGATAAAGGGGCAGTGTTTCTAGTTGCCAAACAAAACGTGAGTGGGGTCGGTGAACTTTAGTGAGACTTTCACTCCAAAGGGCAGAAAGAGATTGCTCCCCACCAGTTGCATAgttggtttctctctctctgtttttctatctctgtgtctctttctctctctctctctctgtttcagtATCTCTCTCCAGTAAAGCCAGAGAGAAGCTGAGACATGCAGTAGAAGTGCATCAGTTGAATTTCCTGAGCCCTGAAGCAAGGGAGAGACAATATGGTACAATGAAAAGAATGTTAGATTGAGTCAGagcatctgggttcaaattctgactttgtcACTTCCtacttgtgcctcagtttccttatctgtaaaggaGTTGAACTAAATTGCCCTCTAAAGTCCCAACTCTCAATCAATGATCCTATGACAAAGGAAAAGAGTATCAAAAAGGTTTCTACCATTGCAAAGGTCAAAGAAGATGAGTACAGAGAAAAAAGTCATTGACTTTGGGAATGAGCAGCTCTCTGGTGAATTTAGCACAGTGTAGTTTCAGTCCAGGATTGGGTACAGGAGCCATTTGACTAGAGGTAGAGGAGAAAGAGCAATGGAAAGGAACAGAAGTGGAAAAAGTGGACTTGGAGGAATTTGTTGTGCAGTATAAAGATGAAGACAGGTTGATTGCTAGGGGCTTGTAGAGTTAAGTGATGACATTTCAAAAAAGAGTCCTGAGCTTTATTGAAGAAAGTCAAGAAGTAACTACTAGGAAGTGAAGTCACTGAATATTGAAAATCGAATGATAAAGACCTCTTAAAGAGGGAAGCAAAGGAAACAAGCATCTGTTAAGCACCAATTGCATGCCAGGCACTGTCCAatgctcttccccctcccccctgaggctggggttaagtgacttgcccagggtcacacagctaggaagtgttaagtgtctgagaccagatttgaactcgggtccttctgaattcagggctggtgctctatccactgcgccacctagctgccctttcaatgctctttataagtattattttatttgttcctcacaagaatcctgtgagataggtgctctttttgttgtttagtcagtATCTGacctattttgggttttcttggtagaaatactggagcaatttgctccaactcattttaaagttgaggaaactgtgaAGCAAatgaatcacatagctagtgtctgagaccaggtttaaactcaggaatatgagtcgtCCTGAATCAGGCCCAGAGCCCTGCCttggcacctagctgcccttatctCTAtattataggtgaggaaactgaggaagagagagaggtttagatgacttgcccagggtcacacagctagtgtctgaatgGACATTTGAATActaatcctcctgacttcagggccaatgcaGGGTAGTGTGTAGGGaggaattttgtgtgtgtgtatgtgttgtattgaaatattgtatttatatctctattttGAAGGATGTAAGGTTTGTGGTAAGGAATGTGTATATCTATTAAATTCTCATGAATAAGGATTTATCAAGCCTTACAAAGGACCAGGAATGATGCTAGGCTTTGGGGACACAAAGCCAATAAACAGTACCTATTCTTaaggatctcatttttttttaaaggaaaacttttcATTATTGAGATGTTTGTTTTCTGTTACCAATGGATTTCTCAGTGCTAGTTCCAACAAATAGTTAAGATTTTCTAGTTGAAGGAAATGTTATTACCCATATTGACCACATGGTGACGATGCTAGCCCAGTGTTGGCCAAGCCAGCCTGCCTCCCCAAGCGCAGGTTAAGGGaaactttcattatttattatgtttttccaGCATTTGGCCCCCAAGATAGGCTTGTAAATTCTGAGCTcgtaaataagtaataaaatgaGCCTAGATTGTTTTATGGAGCCTAGTCCTTCATTTTCTAGTCCCTTTAGTTCTTAGGATTCGCCCACTATCTCCTTATCCCAGTCAAAGCATTTGTACCTTCCTTACCTCATTTCCCATCTTCATTGCCTAGTCACTGTGATGGGTGAAATTTGAACTAATTGAAGAAACAAAGGTTTGAGCTTCTAAGCATATTGATTTGTTAAGCAATGCATGCTAATTGCATAACAAATTGGGTCCAGGATTTCTTCATTTTGGCATTGGACTCtgaatacagttttttttttttttttttttttttttttttaatgcattaaaGGAAATCAGCTTACAGAGTATAAACGAGGATACAAGATTAgttaatctgatttctaattggggTAAAGATTAGGGATTTCCAAGTTGGGAGAATGATGAGTTATCTGGGAAGAGAAGTTCTCCTCCCCCCTAAATGTATTCAATCAAAGGAACAAGGGAACAGTAACTGATTGACCAGTATGGGGTGAGTTTCCAGACAAGATATATGGTTGTTTAAGATGCGTAATAGTTATAAAGCTTTTTGCATCAATCATTGGATCTGACTTTCTGGTTAATATAACCCTAGTCCTTAGTTAAGGGTCCTTGAACAACAGATAGAGGTGGTTCAGTTTCCCAGCCATGTAGggctaggttcaaacaatgcaatgAAGTTTTGTCACAGTTCCCACAATTAAGAAAAGTTTTTTCATGACAGAAATTGGACCAGACCCATAGTTGAATAGAAAGAGAACTGAGCTAAATTCAGAATTGAGTCacaaaatggaatttctttgATCCAATTAGTTACCACAATTCCCACATATCTTTCATTTTCTCACATCTCACATCACAGGTACCAAGACCTGACCTCTAACTTAACTCCATAGGTGATAGAATTAGAGGGATTCTGAGAATAGGaacacaattttttatttttttattaaagctttttattttcaaaacatatgcatcagTAATTTTTTCACCATTAacccttacatagccttgtgttccaacttttcctctccttcctcccaacccttcccctaaatggcaacatttgcattttgttttttttttactcattttcctttttcttatgcagcaagatgaCTGTATGTTTACATAGATTGGATTAGACATATATTTTAacgtgtataacatatatattatacacgttaaaatatgtcaaaatgcaaacgaacaacaacaaaaaagtgagaatgttatgttatgatccacactcagttgctATAGTTCTCACTCTGGGTGTAcacagctctcttcatcacaggatcattaGAACTAGCCTCAATCATCTTACTGTTGGAAAAGactcatgtccatcagaattgattgtcatataatattgctgttgctgtatacaatgatctcctggttctgctcatttcacttagcatcagttcatgtaggtcttcccaggtctctctgaaatcatcctgctggtcatttcttacagaacaatggtgttccataacattcatataccataatttattcagccattctccaactgacgagcatccactcagtttccagtttcttgccactatgaaaagggctaccacaaacattttggctcatgtggatcccttttcctcatttaagatctctttaggatataggtcCAGTAGAAGCActaatggatcaaagggtatgcacagtttgataactttttgagcataggggaacacaattttaaaaaagattatttgtcATATGGGATGTCTTTTAGGGAGTGCAAAATGGAAGGATAGATGGGACTGTATGGTGAAtaagaaatatcaataaaactttaaaaagaaaaaaaatgtggcaCTTTTCTAGTATGAAAAAAAAGCTTAATTGTCTTTGTGTTGCTGCAAAATTTTCTCAATAGACTTTTAACCCCAAAACCATTCTCTGCTCTTCTAAATACAGCATTTACAGG
The Sminthopsis crassicaudata isolate SCR6 chromosome 4, ASM4859323v1, whole genome shotgun sequence genome window above contains:
- the NAGS gene encoding N-acetylglutamate synthase, mitochondrial — protein: MATAPVTRTLAGKAAAAGVRIGTGSSARLWALGVARRFSSSARRRGSGGVSPGRRLSTARVRTQLPREEAERGPEEAAVDKGPPPGVGPPATSTLPGPAAAPAPQPPAVAPAPPSSRSLVQRDIQAFLTECGASPGEARHWLTQFQTTYNSTDKPFAIIEVDEAVFKCKEAVLSLAFALAFLQRMDMKPLVVLGLPAPTAPSGCLSFWEAKGQMAQSCKILVDSLRHNAATAVPFFGGGSVLSAAEPAPHATYGGIVSVETDLLKWCLESDSIPILCPIGETGARRSVLLNSLEVTAALAKALLPTKIIFLNTFGGLRDADQKVLSNVNLPADLDLVTNAQWVSSKEKQQIRLIVDVLGRLSHDASAVITSANTLLTELFSNKGSGTLFKNAERMLRVDSLEKLDQKRLVDLVNASFGKKLRDDYLASLRPRLFSIYYSEGYNAAAILTTEPVLGGTPYLDKFVVNSSRQGQGSGQMLWECMRQDLHRLFWRSRVTNPINPWYFKNCDGSFSNKQWIFFWFGLSDIRDSYELVNHAKGLPDSFCKPASDPGS